A window of Eikenella corrodens contains these coding sequences:
- a CDS encoding SCO family protein, whose product MRTPIFLFSTLLLLAGCPSEPPATPEASAFSASAASAVTNQFHGTDISQDPIGGDFTLTSHNGRPVSLSDFRGKIVVLVFGYTHCPDVCPTHLLTYAQAIAQLPPEQAEAVQLLFVSIDPVRDRPELLARYVPAFNPSFIGLTSADGSEAETQTVMKLYGATAVKQPPQPNGFYSVDHSSATFLINRQGRPVVMEPFEQTATQLAEDLKTLLSQQP is encoded by the coding sequence ATGCGCACACCCATCTTCCTTTTCTCCACTCTCCTGCTCCTGGCCGGCTGCCCCTCCGAACCGCCTGCCACACCCGAAGCATCGGCATTTTCGGCTTCCGCCGCCTCTGCCGTTACCAACCAATTTCACGGCACAGACATCAGCCAAGATCCTATCGGCGGCGACTTCACCCTCACCAGCCACAACGGCCGGCCCGTTTCCTTAAGCGATTTTCGCGGCAAAATAGTGGTGCTCGTGTTCGGCTACACCCACTGCCCCGACGTTTGCCCCACCCACCTGCTCACCTATGCCCAGGCCATTGCCCAGCTGCCGCCCGAGCAGGCCGAAGCGGTGCAGCTCCTGTTTGTTTCCATCGACCCCGTACGCGACCGCCCCGAGCTCTTGGCACGCTATGTACCCGCCTTCAATCCCAGCTTTATCGGGCTCACCAGCGCCGATGGTAGCGAAGCCGAAACCCAAACCGTGATGAAGCTCTACGGTGCCACCGCCGTAAAACAGCCGCCGCAACCCAACGGCTTTTACAGTGTAGACCACAGCAGCGCCACCTTCCTCATCAACCGCCAAGGCCGTCCCGTGGTGATGGAGCCCTTCGAACAAACCGCCACCCAATTGGCAGAAGACCTTAAAACCCTGTTAAGCCAACAACCTTAA
- a CDS encoding NYN domain-containing protein has product MQKNDQQARLAVLIDADNAPADIIDRLLEEIAKYGIASVKRIYGDWSHGLSKWKAALLPHAIIPVQQFAYTKGKNATDMALVIDAMDLLYSGNFDGFCIVSSDSDFTRLASRLRESGLTVYGFGEKKTPTAFRKACDKFIYTEIFLPEKQRTNKERSNGKTHAPAAEDGNNTPDALPLLKRAVRENADDLGWANLGPIGSYINNTNPDFDSRLYGYGKLSDLIKSFDIFEHRTDNNQLQVRRKTESRPERLPENQTEQREARQSQNERNEARSTPNEPRQPNNLPADSKPAKRSQRPAKAESSPAKATKPSFTKLIPAVQQAIQATADPDGWARLGDVVKQLPAAIDPIQYGCANGRDLIHSIYSDWVEIKKAGRGERIRVNKAFIVKNE; this is encoded by the coding sequence ATGCAGAAAAACGACCAACAAGCCCGCCTCGCCGTCCTCATCGATGCCGACAACGCCCCCGCCGACATCATCGACCGCCTGCTCGAAGAAATTGCCAAATACGGCATCGCCAGCGTGAAACGCATTTATGGCGACTGGAGCCACGGTCTCTCCAAATGGAAAGCCGCCCTCCTGCCGCACGCCATCATCCCCGTGCAGCAATTTGCCTACACCAAAGGCAAAAACGCCACCGATATGGCCCTAGTGATTGACGCGATGGACTTGCTCTACAGCGGCAATTTCGACGGCTTCTGCATCGTATCCAGCGATTCCGACTTCACCCGCCTCGCCAGCCGCCTGCGCGAAAGCGGGCTCACCGTATACGGCTTTGGCGAAAAGAAAACCCCCACCGCCTTCCGCAAAGCCTGCGACAAATTCATCTACACCGAAATCTTCCTGCCCGAAAAACAGCGTACTAACAAAGAGCGCAGCAATGGCAAAACCCACGCCCCCGCCGCCGAAGATGGCAACAACACCCCCGACGCCCTGCCCCTGCTCAAACGTGCCGTGCGCGAAAACGCCGACGACCTCGGTTGGGCCAACCTCGGCCCCATCGGCAGCTACATCAACAACACCAACCCCGACTTCGACTCCCGCCTCTACGGCTACGGCAAACTCTCCGACCTCATCAAATCCTTCGACATCTTCGAACACCGCACCGACAACAACCAACTCCAAGTGCGCCGCAAAACCGAATCCCGTCCCGAAAGGCTACCTGAAAACCAAACCGAGCAACGCGAGGCTCGCCAAAGCCAAAATGAACGAAACGAAGCCCGCTCTACCCCAAACGAGCCACGCCAGCCAAACAATCTCCCTGCCGACAGCAAACCCGCCAAACGCAGCCAGCGCCCCGCCAAAGCCGAAAGCAGCCCAGCCAAAGCCACCAAACCCTCCTTCACCAAGCTCATCCCCGCCGTGCAGCAGGCCATCCAAGCCACCGCCGATCCCGACGGCTGGGCACGGCTGGGCGACGTAGTCAAACAGCTTCCCGCCGCCATCGATCCCATCCAATACGGCTGTGCCAACGGCCGCGACCTCATTCATTCCATCTACAGCGACTGGGTGGAAATCAAAAAAGCCGGTCGCGGCGAACGCATCCGCGTCAACAAAGCCTTTATCGTGAAAAACGAATAA
- the yihA gene encoding ribosome biogenesis GTP-binding protein YihA/YsxC: MPLFKNAKFYITVNHLKDLPDTPAEIAFVGRSNAGKSSAINTLTGHTRLAYVSKTPGHTQHINFFSLSNGHYMVDLPGYGYAQVPEAVRAHWVQLLGGYLQTRPQLIGLVLVMDARHPLKELDKQMLDFFASTGKPVHILLSKADKLSKNEQIKTLAAVRRALQPFTARQAVSVQLFSSLKKQGMEEVDAMVAAWFAQWEAGHALPENEQTASNEEEAT, translated from the coding sequence ATGCCGCTTTTTAAAAACGCTAAATTTTATATCACCGTTAATCACTTAAAAGACCTGCCCGATACCCCGGCCGAAATTGCCTTCGTGGGGCGCAGCAACGCTGGCAAATCGAGCGCCATCAATACGCTCACCGGCCACACCCGCCTGGCTTACGTTTCCAAAACCCCTGGCCATACCCAGCATATCAACTTCTTCAGCCTGTCCAACGGGCACTATATGGTGGATTTACCCGGCTACGGCTACGCCCAAGTGCCCGAAGCCGTGCGCGCGCATTGGGTGCAGCTGCTTGGCGGCTATCTGCAAACCCGACCCCAGCTCATTGGGCTGGTACTGGTGATGGATGCGCGCCATCCGCTCAAAGAGCTGGACAAACAAATGCTGGATTTTTTTGCCAGCACCGGCAAACCCGTGCATATTTTGTTATCGAAAGCCGACAAACTTTCCAAAAACGAGCAGATCAAAACCCTCGCTGCCGTGCGCCGTGCCCTCCAACCTTTTACTGCACGGCAGGCAGTGAGCGTACAACTGTTTTCCAGCCTGAAAAAACAGGGCATGGAGGAAGTGGATGCCATGGTAGCCGCATGGTTTGCGCAATGGGAAGCAGGGCATGCTCTGCCGGAAAACGAACAAACCGCCTCAAATGAAGAAGAGGCTACCTGA
- a CDS encoding c-type cytochrome, producing MKHTTLAGLLLAVSGFTLAAPPAADMNNGKRVVDTVCAACHGADGNTNIATYPRLSAQHPAYIIQQTLAIKNGNRNTGAAVTMRPQVQNLSDKDISDAAAYLNRQIPKSGESNPKENPELGARIFRGGLPAKGLPACMSCHGPGGAGIPGNQTQKDGAVAYPRLAGQHKSYVVDQLRAYQSGQRTNSIMGDIVKRMSNEEMDAVGNFIQGLQ from the coding sequence ATGAAACATACTACCCTGGCCGGCCTGCTGCTGGCCGTTTCCGGCTTCACCTTGGCTGCACCGCCCGCCGCCGACATGAACAATGGCAAGCGGGTGGTGGATACAGTGTGCGCTGCCTGCCACGGCGCAGACGGCAACACCAATATCGCCACCTATCCGCGCCTGTCTGCCCAGCATCCCGCCTACATTATCCAGCAAACCCTAGCCATCAAAAATGGCAACCGCAACACCGGCGCAGCCGTTACCATGCGTCCGCAGGTACAGAACTTGAGCGATAAAGACATCTCCGATGCCGCTGCCTACCTCAACCGTCAGATTCCGAAATCCGGCGAAAGCAACCCGAAAGAAAACCCGGAACTGGGGGCACGCATTTTCCGCGGCGGCTTGCCGGCCAAAGGTTTACCAGCCTGTATGTCGTGCCACGGCCCCGGCGGCGCAGGCATTCCGGGCAACCAAACCCAGAAAGACGGCGCAGTAGCCTACCCGCGCCTGGCTGGCCAGCATAAATCTTATGTGGTGGATCAACTCCGCGCCTACCAAAGCGGCCAACGTACCAACTCCATCATGGGTGATATTGTCAAACGCATGAGTAACGAAGAAATGGATGCCGTAGGCAACTTTATTCAAGGCTTGCAATAA
- a CDS encoding IS630 family transposase (programmed frameshift) produces MAYSADLRNKALNYYEQCKNISQTAATFHLSRNTLYLWIRLKKQTGSLKHQVTGLNAVKLDRQKPAQYVGQHQDAYLHEIAKHFDCTAAAVCYALKQMGMTRKKRPTTYKEQDPATVTYYLTQLAEFSDYQRVYLDETGFDRYLFRPYARSLKGQIVKAQISGKRYRRLSLVSAQVGNRLIAPMVYQNTMTGVFFEAWFQQCLLPALTQKSVIILDNARFHRMGVLREMAEKLGHKVLPLAPYSPEPNPIEKVWANIKRYLRTVLSDYARFDDALLSYFDFN; encoded by the exons ATGGCATACTCTGCGGACTTAAGAAACAAAGCTTTAAACTATTATGAACAATGCAAAAACATCAGCCAAACCGCAGCAACGTTTCACTTGTCAAGAAACACGCTTTACCTGTGGATTCGCCTTAAAAAACAAACAGGCAGCCTAAAACATCAAGTTACCGGTCTAAACGCCGTCAAATTGGATAGGCAAAAACCGGCTCAATATGTTGGGCAACACCAGGATGCCTATCTGCATGAAATCGCCAAACATTTTGATTGTACGGCAGCCGCCGTTTGCTATGCGCTCAAACAGATGGGGATGACGCGCAAAAAAAGAC CCACCACTTACAAAGAACAAGACCCGGCCACAGTAACGTATTATTTGACACAGCTGGCCGAATTTTCCGACTACCAACGTGTTTATTTGGATGAAACAGGATTTGACCGCTACCTGTTCCGTCCCTATGCCCGCAGCCTGAAAGGGCAAATAGTGAAAGCGCAGATAAGTGGAAAAAGATACCGACGCTTATCTCTTGTGTCCGCACAAGTCGGCAACCGGCTGATTGCTCCGATGGTTTATCAAAATACGATGACCGGAGTCTTTTTTGAAGCGTGGTTTCAGCAATGCCTGCTGCCCGCATTGACTCAAAAATCGGTGATTATTTTGGATAATGCACGATTTCACCGTATGGGTGTCTTACGGGAAATGGCGGAAAAATTGGGACATAAGGTATTGCCTCTTGCACCTTATTCACCTGAGCCCAACCCGATTGAGAAGGTGTGGGCGAATATTAAGCGGTATTTGCGAACCGTATTGTCTGATTACGCCCGATTTGACGATGCGCTACTGTCCTATTTTGATTTTAATTGA
- the cas4 gene encoding CRISPR-associated protein Cas4: MTALLTKTQGENQDARLIPLSALQHYAFCPRQCALIHNEQAWAENYLTAQGKALHERVDSGEPETRKGVRFERAVHVSAEKLGISGVLDLVEIETKTGRLKPVEYKRGKPKPDPMDEIQLCAQGLCLEEMTGQTVSEGALWYMQTRHRVPVVFSDDLRSQTLATIAAVRDLLNSGQTPPPNYGKCCKTCSLVEICQPELLGKRGRSVGYVEELFGEDT, from the coding sequence ATGACCGCACTTTTAACCAAAACCCAAGGGGAGAATCAAGACGCGCGCCTGATTCCCCTTTCTGCCCTGCAACACTACGCCTTCTGTCCGCGCCAATGCGCCCTGATTCATAACGAGCAGGCGTGGGCGGAGAACTATTTGACTGCGCAGGGCAAGGCGCTGCATGAGCGGGTGGATTCGGGCGAGCCGGAAACGCGCAAGGGCGTGCGCTTTGAGCGGGCGGTGCATGTGTCGGCGGAGAAACTGGGCATCAGCGGCGTGTTGGATTTGGTGGAAATCGAAACAAAAACAGGTCGTCTGAAACCCGTGGAATACAAACGCGGCAAACCCAAACCCGACCCGATGGATGAAATCCAGCTTTGCGCCCAAGGCTTGTGCTTGGAAGAAATGACGGGGCAAACCGTCTCTGAGGGCGCGTTGTGGTATATGCAAACCCGCCACCGTGTTCCCGTCGTATTTTCAGACGACCTGCGCTCCCAAACACTCGCTACCATCGCCGCCGTGCGCGACCTTCTAAACAGCGGACAAACCCCGCCGCCTAACTACGGTAAATGCTGTAAAACCTGCTCGCTGGTGGAGATTTGCCAGCCGGAGTTGTTGGGGAAACGGGGTAGGAGTGTGGGGTACGTGGAGGAGTTGTTTGGGGAAGATACATGA
- a CDS encoding IS5 family transposase (programmed frameshift) — protein sequence MKYENLIQRSDREFKRLTGVTPVLFHEMLQVTTEAESRKVKSGRPHTLGLADQLLLTLSYLRHYHTQLELAAIYGLSESNVCRTIRKTEDALIRCKRFSLPKHKNPGDQTVIIDVTESPIERPKKQRQYYSGKKRRHTVKIRVIYGRETEKIISIRTGMGARHDMRLAKRHLAELYPYKIVIADKGYQGLAKTGLQTPKKKSKRHPPDKQDKEANRRLGKLRTVIEHINRKLKIFKILSLPYRNRRKRFGLRANLIAGLVNAMG from the exons ATGAAATACGAAAACCTCATCCAAAGAAGCGACAGGGAATTCAAACGGCTCACAGGTGTAACGCCCGTCCTTTTTCACGAAATGCTGCAAGTCACCACAGAAGCAGAAAGCCGGAAGGTCAAGTCGGGCAGGCCGCATACGCTCGGTTTGGCAGACCAACTGCTGCTTACCCTAAGCTATCTGCGCCATTACCATACCCAACTCGAATTGGCCGCCATCTACGGCCTTTCCGAAAGCAATGTCTGCCGCACCATCCGTAAAACCGAGGACGCCCTCATCCGTTGCAAACGCTTCTCCCTGCCAAAGCACAAGAATCCGGGCGACCAAACGGTCATCATTGACGTTACCGAAAGCCCGATTGAACGT CCAAAAAAACAGCGGCAGTATTACAGCGGCAAGAAAAGGCGGCACACGGTTAAAATCCGGGTCATATACGGCAGGGAAACGGAAAAAATCATCAGCATCCGGACGGGGATGGGTGCCCGGCATGACATGCGTTTAGCCAAGAGGCACCTTGCAGAGCTTTATCCCTACAAAATAGTCATTGCGGATAAGGGTTATCAAGGATTGGCCAAAACCGGATTACAGACCCCGAAAAAGAAATCCAAACGTCATCCGCCGGACAAACAGGATAAAGAGGCGAACAGGCGGTTAGGCAAACTCAGAACCGTCATCGAGCACATCAACAGGAAACTGAAGATATTCAAAATATTGTCGCTGCCTTACCGCAACAGGCGGAAACGGTTCGGGTTAAGGGCAAATCTGATTGCAGGACTGGTTAATGCGATGGGATGA
- a CDS encoding DUF4336 domain-containing protein encodes MSAPIHLYRPLHTLKPFDNNIWIADGGIVRMAFPLGLSIPFSTRMTVIRLADGGLWCHSPIEPNPELLSQINALGEVRHLVSPNRIHYAHIPAWQKHYSQATAWASLGVRERAAAQRIAVSFDADLGPSAPPHWADDIAQLPFLGSPVMTETVFFHRASRTLILTDLIENFEPAKFSSRFWAQVMKWVGIAEPDGKTPPDWRATFRNRAAARESLAQMLAWQPEKIILAHGRCYETNSTAELRRAFRWLKPVG; translated from the coding sequence ATGTCCGCCCCCATCCACCTCTACCGCCCGCTCCACACCCTCAAACCCTTCGACAACAATATTTGGATTGCCGACGGCGGTATCGTGCGCATGGCCTTCCCGCTCGGTCTGAGCATCCCCTTCAGCACCCGCATGACGGTTATCCGCCTCGCCGATGGCGGCCTCTGGTGCCATTCCCCCATCGAACCAAACCCGGAACTGTTATCCCAAATCAACGCATTGGGAGAAGTGCGCCACCTCGTCTCGCCCAACCGCATCCACTACGCCCACATCCCCGCCTGGCAAAAACACTATTCCCAAGCCACCGCCTGGGCCAGCCTCGGCGTGCGCGAGCGCGCCGCCGCCCAACGCATCGCCGTATCCTTCGATGCCGATCTGGGCCCCAGCGCCCCGCCCCACTGGGCAGACGACATTGCCCAGCTCCCCTTCCTCGGCAGCCCGGTCATGACTGAAACCGTATTCTTCCACCGCGCCAGCCGTACCCTGATCCTCACCGACCTTATCGAAAACTTCGAGCCCGCCAAATTCTCCAGCCGCTTCTGGGCGCAGGTAATGAAATGGGTCGGTATTGCCGAGCCCGACGGCAAAACCCCGCCCGACTGGCGCGCCACCTTCCGCAACCGCGCCGCCGCCCGCGAGAGCCTGGCGCAAATGCTTGCCTGGCAGCCCGAAAAAATCATCCTCGCCCACGGCCGCTGCTACGAAACCAACAGCACCGCCGAACTGCGCCGCGCCTTCCGCTGGCTCAAGCCTGTCGGGTAA
- a CDS encoding DMT family transporter gives MHTHSLRPHLQLLGMALLWGANWSWGRAVVQSMPPLTAATLRFILASVLLVGWLLLKEGTRPLLRLTLRQWAGLAAAAAFGVCSYAVFFMQALQYVPAGKAATVVALNPIPTLLLAAVLFKERLNGGIIIGMVLAVFGALTAIARGNPLSILAGGLGTGEYLLLTTVLCWTGYALIGRVLLQGISPLLTTAATVAIGALMLLFLTALYEGGAFTHSLQHTPARVWLLLAAMSFGATMLAYLWYFDGIRQLGVGTASAYMALVPVFGIAIATFWLHEPPHVSLLIGGAAVVAGMSLMNFAKRTKR, from the coding sequence ATGCACACACACTCTTTACGCCCGCACCTGCAGCTCCTCGGAATGGCCTTGCTGTGGGGCGCAAACTGGTCATGGGGCAGAGCCGTTGTTCAATCCATGCCCCCGCTCACGGCTGCCACGCTGCGTTTTATACTGGCCTCCGTTCTGTTAGTGGGCTGGCTGTTACTGAAAGAAGGCACGCGCCCGCTGCTCCGGCTCACCCTGCGCCAATGGGCGGGTTTGGCCGCGGCTGCGGCGTTCGGCGTATGCAGCTATGCCGTGTTTTTCATGCAGGCGCTGCAATACGTTCCCGCCGGCAAGGCCGCCACCGTGGTGGCACTCAACCCCATTCCGACGCTGCTGCTGGCCGCCGTGCTGTTTAAAGAACGGCTCAATGGCGGCATAATAATCGGTATGGTCTTGGCCGTGTTCGGCGCGCTCACCGCCATCGCGCGCGGCAACCCCTTATCCATATTGGCCGGCGGCCTCGGCACGGGCGAATACCTGCTGCTCACCACCGTGCTGTGTTGGACAGGCTACGCCCTCATCGGCCGCGTTTTGCTGCAAGGCATCAGCCCCCTCCTCACCACCGCCGCCACCGTAGCCATCGGCGCACTGATGCTGCTGTTTCTAACCGCGCTTTACGAAGGCGGCGCGTTCACCCACAGCCTGCAGCACACGCCCGCCCGGGTATGGCTGCTGCTTGCCGCCATGTCTTTCGGCGCCACCATGCTGGCCTATCTTTGGTATTTCGACGGCATCCGCCAGCTCGGTGTCGGCACAGCCTCGGCCTACATGGCACTCGTGCCCGTATTCGGCATCGCCATCGCCACCTTTTGGCTGCACGAGCCACCGCACGTCTCATTATTGATTGGCGGCGCAGCCGTGGTGGCCGGGATGAGCCTGATGAACTTCGCCAAACGCACGAAGCGGTAA
- a CDS encoding class I SAM-dependent methyltransferase — protein MPPTLQSQFNAVSEQYDGQRRSLIPCFDLFYQTAAELAAAVPNVRRVLDLGAGTGLMSAFVHTRCPQAEFILADISVQMLAKAQERFRGLPNVHFIEQDLARLAPDDRLPENSFDLIVSALAIHHLDNPQKQTLFRQIARLLSPRGRFINADQVLGETEAAEAAYTEHWRQHVTAHPDLSAEAKAAAFERIKLDRMVTLSGQFQWLTAAGLPPTLYFQHYNFVVFAADKP, from the coding sequence ATGCCCCCAACCCTCCAAAGCCAGTTCAACGCCGTATCCGAACAATACGACGGCCAGCGCCGCTCCCTCATCCCCTGTTTCGACCTCTTCTACCAAACCGCTGCCGAACTCGCCGCCGCCGTGCCCAACGTGCGCCGCGTGCTCGACCTCGGCGCGGGCACCGGCCTGATGAGCGCCTTCGTGCACACCCGCTGCCCCCAAGCCGAATTCATCCTGGCCGACATCTCCGTGCAGATGCTCGCCAAAGCGCAAGAACGCTTCCGCGGCCTGCCAAATGTCCACTTTATCGAACAAGACCTCGCCCGGCTCGCACCCGATGACAGGCTACCTGAAAACAGCTTCGACCTCATCGTCTCCGCCCTCGCCATCCACCACCTCGACAACCCGCAAAAGCAAACCCTGTTCCGCCAAATCGCCCGCCTGCTCTCCCCGCGCGGCCGCTTCATCAACGCCGACCAAGTGCTGGGCGAAACCGAAGCTGCCGAGGCGGCCTACACCGAACACTGGCGGCAGCACGTAACCGCCCATCCCGATTTGTCCGCCGAAGCCAAAGCCGCTGCATTCGAACGCATCAAACTCGACCGCATGGTCACCCTGTCCGGCCAATTCCAATGGCTCACCGCCGCCGGCCTGCCGCCCACGCTCTATTTCCAGCACTACAATTTCGTGGTGTTCGCCGCCGACAAACCCTAA
- a CDS encoding NAD(P)H-dependent oxidoreductase, translating to MILTRQQALEIFRRRVSTRHYDPARKISAEDFAAILDFGRLSPSSVGSEPWKFLVIQNQGLREKIKPVAWGMQSSITEASHLVILLAKKHARYDTPFFSELMDRRGFTPEQRAAALERYLNFQTHDIAIADDERALFDWASKQSYIALANMLTGAAMLGIDSCPIEGMNYAAVEHILAQAGLLDPAEYGVSVAATFGYRARDIQPKPRRDAAETVVWAE from the coding sequence ATGATCCTCACCCGCCAGCAAGCCCTCGAGATTTTCCGCCGCCGCGTTTCCACCCGCCACTACGACCCCGCGCGCAAAATCAGCGCCGAAGATTTCGCCGCCATCCTCGATTTCGGCCGCCTCTCGCCCAGCTCCGTCGGCTCCGAACCGTGGAAGTTCCTGGTGATACAAAACCAAGGGCTGCGCGAAAAAATCAAGCCCGTGGCCTGGGGCATGCAAAGCAGCATTACCGAAGCCAGCCACCTAGTGATCCTGCTGGCGAAAAAACACGCCCGCTACGACACTCCTTTTTTCAGCGAGCTGATGGACCGGCGCGGCTTCACCCCCGAGCAGCGCGCCGCCGCCCTCGAGCGCTACCTCAACTTCCAAACCCACGACATCGCCATCGCCGACGACGAACGCGCCCTGTTCGACTGGGCGAGCAAACAAAGCTACATCGCCCTGGCCAATATGCTCACCGGCGCCGCCATGCTCGGCATCGACTCCTGCCCCATAGAAGGCATGAACTACGCCGCCGTGGAACACATCCTTGCCCAAGCCGGGCTGCTCGACCCCGCCGAATACGGCGTGTCCGTGGCCGCCACCTTCGGCTACCGCGCCCGCGATATTCAGCCCAAACCCCGCCGCGATGCCGCCGAAACCGTGGTTTGGGCGGAATAA
- a CDS encoding DUF445 domain-containing protein — MNTLSGQAREAAARARLQRSRRQAGGLLLAAVLLFIVSALFVQRHPALGYLKAFAEAATVGALADWFAVTALFRHPLGLKIPHTAILPRNQNRIADELGRFIETNFLPERPIAIRIYRLRIAEKLRRWLARGSTRQEWLPALARQIPAALQTIPPQEAARLGAAFLAAHGSGKQLGSALSQALLLLEQQGLPESLQTALLGQIRHWIKQPDTRVLLEENLRTWAEKIETSQPDTWDKLKAQLRGRLVGQIDSWVAQKALDWADNYLEAALASPQHELRTAFRRQYRALARELAQSEAWQRKLALAKRRLADSPGLQQQIAQLWQSLTTRLAADAQRPDSAAARRLNSLLTYLLQQHAATPQQLRRLNVRLALLARSLVRRHRHAAAEFIADKVKSWDSRQMSDKLELSIGRDLQFIRINGTLVGGLVGLLIYTLSQWLPSL; from the coding sequence ATGAACACCCTGTCCGGCCAAGCCCGAGAAGCCGCCGCCCGCGCCAGGCTGCAACGCAGCCGCCGCCAGGCCGGCGGCTTGCTGCTGGCTGCCGTATTGCTGTTTATCGTTTCCGCGCTGTTCGTGCAGCGCCACCCCGCGCTGGGCTACCTGAAAGCCTTCGCCGAAGCCGCCACCGTCGGCGCGCTGGCCGACTGGTTTGCCGTAACCGCCCTCTTCCGCCATCCGCTCGGCCTCAAAATCCCCCACACCGCCATCCTGCCGCGCAACCAAAACCGCATTGCCGACGAGCTCGGCCGCTTCATCGAAACCAACTTCCTGCCCGAGCGCCCCATCGCCATCCGCATCTACCGCCTGCGCATCGCCGAAAAACTGCGCCGCTGGCTGGCCCGCGGCAGCACCCGCCAAGAATGGCTGCCTGCCCTCGCCCGCCAAATCCCCGCCGCCCTGCAAACCATCCCGCCGCAAGAAGCCGCCCGCCTCGGCGCCGCCTTCTTAGCCGCACACGGCAGCGGCAAACAACTCGGCAGCGCCCTCTCCCAAGCCCTGCTCCTGCTCGAACAGCAAGGGCTGCCTGAAAGCCTGCAAACCGCCCTGCTCGGCCAAATCCGCCATTGGATCAAACAGCCCGACACCCGCGTTTTGCTCGAAGAAAACCTCCGCACCTGGGCGGAAAAAATCGAAACCAGCCAGCCCGACACCTGGGACAAACTCAAAGCCCAGCTGCGCGGCCGCCTCGTCGGCCAAATCGACAGCTGGGTGGCGCAAAAAGCCCTCGATTGGGCCGACAACTACCTCGAAGCCGCCCTCGCCAGCCCGCAGCACGAACTGCGCACCGCCTTCCGCCGCCAATACCGCGCCCTCGCCCGCGAGCTCGCCCAATCCGAAGCCTGGCAACGCAAACTCGCCCTGGCCAAACGCCGCCTGGCCGACTCCCCCGGGCTGCAACAGCAAATCGCCCAACTGTGGCAAAGCCTTACCACCCGCCTCGCCGCCGATGCCCAACGCCCCGATTCCGCCGCTGCACGCCGGCTGAACAGCCTGCTCACCTACCTGCTGCAACAACATGCCGCCACCCCGCAGCAGCTGCGCCGCCTCAACGTGCGCCTCGCCCTGCTCGCCCGCAGCCTGGTGCGCCGCCACCGCCACGCCGCCGCCGAATTTATCGCCGACAAAGTGAAAAGCTGGGACAGCCGCCAAATGAGCGACAAACTCGAGCTTTCCATCGGCCGTGATTTGCAGTTTATCCGCATCAACGGCACCTTGGTCGGCGGCCTGGTCGGCCTGCTGATTTACACTCTCAGCCAATGGCTGCCCTCACTGTAG
- the grxB gene encoding glutaredoxin 2, which yields MKLYLYDHCPFCVRARMIFGLRNVPVEEIILPNDDEATPIGLIGAKQVPILQKPDGSHMGESLDIVRYIDELAGQTRLDETIRPAVQAWFDQVNKYYNHLVMPREVRLEPPLPEFATAEAIAYFVQKKEQNIGSFEQNLAETNTYLERIHITLPELAALLGEQPYLNGSAPGMEDIIIFPVLRNLTLVKGIAFPTKLQAYIERLSAESKVPLYSERAL from the coding sequence ATGAAGCTCTATCTCTACGACCACTGTCCCTTCTGCGTGCGCGCCCGCATGATTTTCGGCCTGCGCAACGTGCCGGTGGAAGAAATCATTTTGCCAAACGACGACGAAGCCACGCCCATCGGACTGATCGGCGCCAAACAAGTGCCCATCCTGCAAAAACCCGACGGCAGCCACATGGGCGAGAGCCTCGATATCGTGCGCTATATAGACGAGCTCGCCGGCCAAACCCGACTGGATGAAACCATCCGCCCCGCCGTGCAGGCCTGGTTCGACCAAGTAAACAAATACTACAACCATCTGGTGATGCCGCGCGAAGTGCGCCTCGAACCGCCCCTGCCCGAATTCGCCACCGCCGAAGCCATTGCCTACTTCGTGCAGAAAAAAGAGCAAAACATCGGCAGCTTCGAGCAAAACCTAGCCGAAACCAACACCTATCTCGAGCGCATCCATATCACCCTGCCCGAGCTGGCCGCGCTGTTGGGCGAACAGCCTTATCTCAACGGCAGCGCCCCCGGCATGGAAGACATCATCATCTTCCCCGTGTTGCGCAACCTCACCTTGGTGAAAGGCATCGCCTTCCCCACCAAGTTGCAGGCCTATATCGAACGCCTGTCGGCCGAGAGCAAAGTGCCGCTCTATTCCGAGCGCGCCCTATAG